A section of the Falco peregrinus isolate bFalPer1 chromosome 3, bFalPer1.pri, whole genome shotgun sequence genome encodes:
- the C3H1orf167 gene encoding uncharacterized protein C1orf167 homolog isoform X2 codes for MDPVNPSLVNACLSSYTVDSPLRHKLVVCPSSRSSSESVNSCCSSALTLGDLNPSSSDSFQSLLHSSQISANFYCSIQKLKQESALMGIRGSLPLEPKSSPLSGNLCFAPDESASSILSTGEQLAGVKTRAAQARWKWGVPFAKDWRLNAVTSHAEPLSVSHRYGYIGSNTWRTRISGDGQPETLASGLCSGRLVDTEVNSFYSCSPYFMCQSQAKPVLGTRSLCVHTKSHSPEKVLKEELSNRASLCAVSWKKDLPASLYPEGLQLSLETDLGEARMNVGVAMYRTPREVCMTATSPGDKQFRPVQQLNIKPVEVNNSEPCVKSSKCSEEVCGSRSQAARRKAVVDSSQSSPSGIQVEEGFGEYSDIDCISVSREERRNKYSYQSSWRNWEADANLDQSEEPSMEKSAKEPWCCEEGSQTQETVSREVSENSFWSLKVNEQSFQHLCDRQMLTRCFQAWRRHILWKRAAARQHYRQQLLRKGLGALQWAVHQRRMQLEVAQQRHASALLAISFHRWKEAVEKQSKKQALQPEPYSYTPSSSVGCFGVGRLATMTTSAQHQLTVGYSKEAEQACRVEGELWTQLHRRQRGSEFCWRAEAIRDMRRLAAFRLWRLQKELLSKEEARLLEARALLEKKQLQSVFWMWRSRCSEMKRIVALTTHIQRNLVSRCFSTWKETAEQKALYRCNLARLRAVSLRKYFQQWVQMLQVTEGNKQAMVNFLLLRWGQNYGPVISSVADKTVTKRPENQLLWTTERQFPEKTSYSFDDFCQKVKLQRVYLLWKARLCEHHRANSFSQTLEQCRLRKALKLWHQKCLMLKTIEQSPEQSHRTAYEEPLATLFSEDFSTSSGFDSSAPATLASQSSLEKEYSFSDSSQQGFSSVLAAEDVAHMPHYSSLLQLHQCAELPAELGGELYLQASFSPQSTGPGRNWFVGDQFQSLALQSQDNNAQPLTSYSAWEEDCSSDKEVKSCWHQAEKCCLQRYFIVWSAQTQQLVKAQQYCRLIQLSRAFLSWHHWVVENKKRKAAAALKHRVHCCQMAFSLWKKRLAQKVEADQRFRCHIHQITADALQRWHSCWQRRRAMRELQQQWAQYSCQEKKRLVLQTWYCQTRKQKYAAQFWECHLLHRCLVTWAQVTACRLRQQEALSCFKRVREHRLLVTSFTEWRVKFLRAEQRVPGERNHTCKEPSRGKACHRWRLASRGQQALRLGSVATVKQACNYWTKAAAFSQCSRQRSTLIGARKNRKMSLSWSMKSRRGREKGSALAAPLGLFPSAIHRWLVIYRNQNRAERLLLPHLVVRPGVVGPFPAHARIQENKAEVDLEEWDEKWLGRKYVRWWHRTVILRRCLRDRRLHCLARGWHQWKEASKVVILAQVLDQKRLIENAWRVWRRRHLQSCVVQNFLEEEARSLLSQAFGRWRQLTAFQLKDKGRC; via the exons aTGGATCCCGTGAACCCTTCACTGGTCAATGCATGTTTGTCATCTTATACGGTAGATTCCCCTCTTAGGCACAAATTAGTGGTGTGTCCCTCTTCAAGGAGCTCAAGTGAAAGTGTGAACAGTTGTTGTAGTTCAGCCCTGACACTGGGGGATCTCAATCCATCTAGTTCAGACTCCTTTCAGTCTCTTTTGCATTCCTCACAGATTTCTGCGAACTTTTACTGTTCAATCCAGAAGCTTAAGCAAGAAAGTGCTTTGATGGGGATACGGGGCTCCCTCCCTCTGGAGCCCAAGTCTTCTCCACTCAGTGGCAATTTGTGCTTTGCTCCTGATGAATCAGCTTCTAGTATCCTGAGCACAGGAGAACAGCTAGCTGGAGTAAAGACAAGGGCTGCCCAGGCAAGATGGAAATGGGGTGTTCCATTTGCTAAAGACTGGCGCCTTAATGCAGTGACGAGTCATGCAGAacctctctctgtctctcacAGATATGGATATATTGGCTCAAACACATGGAGAACCAGAATTTCAGGTGACGGCCAGCCAGAAACCCTTGCATCTGGGTTGTGCTCTGGCAGGCTAGTGGATACAGAAGTTAATTCCTTCTACAGCTGCTCCCCTTATTTCATGTGTCAGTCACAGGCAAAGCCAGTTCTGGGAACTCGTAGTCTTTGTGTTCACACAAAAAGTCATTCCCCTGAAAAGGTTCTTAAAGAAGAGCTGTCTAACAGGGCATCCCTGTGTGCTGTATCTTGGAAGAAAGACCTTCCAGCCAGTCTGTATCCAGAGGGTCTGCAGCTGTCACTGGAGACAGATTTAGGGGAGGCTCGGATGAATGTTGGTGTAGCCATGTATAGGACTCCGAGGGAGGTGTGCATGACAGCCACTTCTCCTGGAGATAAACAGTTTAGACCAGTCCAGCAGCTTAATATTAAACCTGTAGAAGTCAACAACTCTGAACCTTGTGTTAAGTCCAGCAAATGCTCGGAAGAGGTATGTGGCTCTAGATCACAAGCAGCCAGAAGAAAGGCTGTGGTGGACAGCAGCCAGTCCAGCCCATCTGGTATTCAGGTTGAGGAAGGCTTTGGTGAGTATTCTGACATAGATTGTATCAGTgtgagcagagaagaaaggagaaacaaataCTCCTACCAAAGCAGCTGGAGGAACTGGGAAGCTGATGCCAATCTCGACCAGTCTGAAGAACCTTCTATGGAGAAGAGTGCCAAAGAACCATGGTGCTGTGAAGAAGGGAGCCAGACACAGGAAACTGTGTCCAGGGAG GTCTCAGAGAACAGCTTCTGGTCATTGAAGGTGAACGAGCAAAG tttccAGCACTTGTGTGACAGACAAATGCTAACTAGGTGTTTCCAAGCCTGGAGGAGACACATCCTCTGGAAaagggctgcagccaggcagcattACAGACAGCAACTACTTCGGAAAGGCCTTGGTGCTTTGCAGTGGGCTGTGCACCAGAGGAGGATGCAGCTGGAGGTAGCCCAGCAGAGACATGCCTCGGCTCTGCTAGCTATCAGCTTCCACAGG TGGAAGGAAGCTGTggaaaaacagagcaagaagCAAGCTCTGCAGCCTGAGCCATATTCTTATACCCCAAGTTCATCGGTGGGGTGTTTTGGAGTAGGAAGATTAGCAACTATGACAACCTCAGCTCAGCACCAGCTTACAGTAGGATACTCAAAGGAAGCTGAGCAGGCTTGTAG GGTGGAGGGAGAATTGTGGACACAGCTTCATCGTAGGCAGAGAGGAAGTGAGTTCTGCTGGAGAGCTGAAGCAATCAGAGATATGAGACGGCTAGCTG CTTTCAGATTGTGGCGCCTGCAGAAGGAGCTGCTGAGCAAAGAGGAAGCCAGACTTTTGGAAGCCCGTGCTCTGCTGGAAAAGAAGCAGCTACAAAGTGTTTTCTGGATGTGGCGTTCCCGATGCTCAGAAATGAAACGGATTGTAGCACTGACAACTCACATCCAAAGAAACTTGGTCTCCCG gTGCTTCAGTACATGGAAGGAGACTGCTGAGCAGAAGGCACTTTACAGGTGCAACCTGGCCCGTCTCAGAGCAGTATCACTGAGGAAATACTTCCAACAGTGGGTTCAGATGCTGCAGGTCACAGAAGGCAATAAGCAGGCAATGGTGAACTTCCTCCTCCTACGATGGGGGCAGAATTACG GACCAGTTATAAGCTCTGTAGCTGACAAGACTGTGACAAAGAGGCCTGAAAATCAGCTGCTGTGGACTACAGAGAGACAGTTTCCAGAGAAAACAAGCTACTCTTTTGATGACTTCTGCCAAAAGGTGAAGCTCCAGAGAGTATATCTGCTGTGGAAAGCAAGGTTGTGTGAGCATCACAGAGCTAA TTCTTTCTCTCAGACTTTGGAGCAGTGTAGACTCAGAAAAGCTCTGAAATTATGGCACCAGAAGTGTCTCATGCTGAAGACAATTGAGCAAAGTCCTGAGCAGTCGCACAGGACTGCCTATGAAGAGCCTCTTGCCACGCTCTTTTCTGAGGACTTCTCAAcatcttctggttttgataGCAGTGCTCCAGCTACTCTGGCCTCTCAAAGCTCGTTGGAAAAG GAATACAGTTTTAGTGACAGCAGTCAGCAGGGCTTCTCCTCCGTTCTGGCTGCTGAGGATGTTGCACACATGCCACATTACAGTTCTCTCCTGCAACTACACCAATGcgcagagctgccagctgagCTGGGTGGGGAGCTGTACTTGCAGgcctccttttctccacagAGCACTGGACCCGG AAGAAACTGGTTTGTGGGAGATCAGTTCCAGTCTTTGGCACTGCAGAGTCAAGACAATAACGCCCAGCCTCTCACCAGTTACTCTGCATGGGAAGAG GACTGTAGTTCTGACAAGGAGGTGAAGAGTTGCTGGCACCAAGCAGAGAAATGCTGCCTGCAGAGGTACTTCATTGTCTGGTCAGCTCAGACTCAGCAGCTTGTAAAGGCCCAGCAGTACTGCAGGCTCATTCAGCTGTCTCG AGCCTTTCTCAGCTGGCACCACTGGGTCGTGGAAAATAAGAAGcgaaaagcagcagcagccctaaAACATCGAGTTCATTGCTGCCAGATGGCTTTCAGCCTGTGGAAGAAGAGACTGGCCCAGAAAGTGGAAGCTGACCAGAGATTCAGGTGTCATATTCACCAGATTACTGCTGATGCTCTACAGCGTTGGCATTCCTGCTGGCAAA GGAGGCGTGCTAtgagagagctgcagcagcaatgggCTCAGTACAGCTGCCAGGAGAAGAAGAGGTTGGTCCTGCAGACATGGTATTGCcaaacaagaaagcagaaatatgcTGCTCAGTTCTGGGAATGTCATCTTCTGCATAG GTGCCTAGTCACCTGGGCCCAGGTCACTGCTTGTAGACTGAGGCAGCAGGAAGCCCTCTCTTGTTTTAAACGGGTCAGAGAGCACCGTCTCCTAGTCACGAGCTTTACTGAGTGGAGGGTGAAATTCTTAAGAGCTGAACAACGGGTGCCAGGAGAGAGAAACCACACATGCAAGGAACCCTCTCGGGGTAAAGCCTGTCACCGCTGGCGACTGGCCTCAAGAGGACAGCAAGCCCTGCGTCTAGGATCTGTGGCTACTGTAAAACAA gcCTGCAACTACTGGACAAAAGCAGCTGCCTTTTCCCAGTGCTCACGGCAGCGCAGTACCCTGATAGGTGCTAGGAAGAACAGGAAGATGTCTCTGTCTTGGTCCATGA aaagcagaagaggcagagaaaagggTTCAGCACTAGCTGCCCCTCTTGGGCTTTTTCCCAGTGCCATTCACCGCTGGCTGGTGATCTACAGAAACCAAAACAGGGCTGAAAGGCTGCTTCTCCCTCACTTGGTAGTGAGACCTGGTGTGGTGGGACCCTTCCCTGCACATGCAAGGATCCAGGAGAACAAAGCAGAGGTGGACTTGGAGGAGTGGGATGAGAAGTGGCTTGG CAGGAAGTACGTGAGGTGGTGGCATCGCACAGTGATACTTCGCCGGTGCCTGCGTGACAGGAGACTGCACTGTCTGGCAAGGGGATGGCACCAGTGGAAAGAAGCAAGCAAGGTGGTGATACTGGCTCAAGTGTTG GACCAGAAGAGACTGATAGAAAACGCCTGGAGAGTGTGGAGACGACGACATTTGCAAAGCTGTGTGGTACAGAATTTTTTGGAGGAGGAAGCCAGGAGCCTACTATCTCAG GCTTTTGGAAGGTGGCGCCAGCTAACAGCATTCCAGCTCAAGGACAAAGGACGCTGCTGA